AGCGTGCCAAAATAGGTAATGACGACCCCAAAATGCTCCTTTTTCCCCAAAAGCTATTTCTAATTCCGGGGAATGACCGTAATAAAGTCCCTGCACATCGCGATATAATTCCGTGTGCAGCCGCGAGAGACTTTCCCAAATCGGTAGGGAACGATTTTCTAGATATTCGTCCACTTGATTGGCAGACCACCAAGAAGCGGCATAGGCTAACCTTTGACCACTAGCTGTGCGTAACCAAACTTGACGACGCAATCTCGGCCCCGGAATCAGGCTAATTTTCATCGGTGCGCCATCCTCATCGTCGCCGATGGGGGACATATCGATCACATCCACTTCCGTTTTTTCACCGGTTAAAAGTTGTAAATGACGGGTGGGAGAACCATCGCCGAGAATTAAAATCTGCCAAGGAGGCGCGAGTTGGCTATGGGGTAAACCTTGTTTAACATCGGTTTCGTCTCCTTGCCAGAGAGGGGACAGGGAGTACCAAGGACGATTAAGCAGGGGCTTTTCTTGGGGGCGGAGGATAGCAGTCAAGGTTTGTTACAAAACTTTATGATTTTTTCATTAATCATAACACGGGATTTTTGTCTGCTGGTGATAAAAGCGATCGCCTTGCTCTAATCCTCTCTAACTTTTCGGTTAGCAGATGCACTCTTGCCAAAGGAGATCGACTATTTTGATTTTAACGATAGAAAGGTATGAATATCTGGAGGAGTTTTTGTAATCTTCTCAGGGCAATTAATTGTCGAATCTTGGGATTAATTTGGGGGGGATAAATGCTGGTGGCTAATTGTTCTTCTAGTAAAGCATATTCTGCCGCAGTTAGGGGTTGATTATCAAGGGGCGAGCGAGCCGAAGTGATAATTTCTGCTCGTAAAATTTCTTCGGGAATATCTTCGGGAGAGGGCAAAGCAAGGGTTTTGAGGGGCGATAAGAAACCGATCGAGATAAGGATGATAATTTTGGTTGTTCGCTGCATTTAATTTAAACCGGGGGGCAATTTTTCTCGACACTGTTGATGAATTTCCCCGATTCTAGCAAACAACCAGGGATATTTTTGACGATAACTGGGAATTAGAGCCAGAGGACTGAGTAGAGCAGTGGCGGCAATATCGGCTACACTTAATTTATCTGCCACTAAATAGGGCTGATCTTGCCAATATTCTAGAATCTTGAGGGCATTTTCTAGGCGCTCCTCCGCTAGTTTTACCCTGGCTGGGGTGATTTTATATTGTTGTCGCACGATCTTAATAATTATTTGACTACTCAGGGAAGGATCGATCGCTTTTCCCTCTCCGGCGCGATAATCATAATAGACAAATCTCGTCGCTACTCCAATACTTTCATCTAACCAATCCTCTAGTAACCAAGCTTGAT
This Microcystis wesenbergii NRERC-220 DNA region includes the following protein-coding sequences:
- a CDS encoding glutathione S-transferase family protein produces the protein MLLLQFSTSHYCRKARLALGYKGIDYQVENLTPGLHILKLSPLTKGLTTVPVLMAADEIIADSTAILKYLEKVVPFPSFVPAGEKEKNQAWLLEDWLDESIGVATRFVYYDYRAGEGKAIDPSLSSQIIIKIVRQQYKITPARVKLAEERLENALKILEYWQDQPYLVADKLSVADIAATALLSPLALIPSYRQKYPWLFARIGEIHQQCREKLPPGLN
- a CDS encoding chorismate lyase, giving the protein MTAILRPQEKPLLNRPWYSLSPLWQGDETDVKQGLPHSQLAPPWQILILGDGSPTRHLQLLTGEKTEVDVIDMSPIGDDEDGAPMKISLIPGPRLRRQVWLRTASGQRLAYAASWWSANQVDEYLENRSLPIWESLSRLHTELYRDVQGLYYGHSPELEIAFGEKGAFWGRHYLFWHARQPLTLIYEVFSPYLRKYLGEMRIDQLG